Within the Isachenkonia alkalipeptolytica genome, the region TAAAAAAACTTGTACTTATCTTTTTCTTTCAAAAGTCTCGTATTATAACCGGAAGGAATCGTAAGCATTATCTGAAAAGGCGTGCGATCAGCTAGTTCATGAAAATATAATGCAGTCTCATGTGAAAAGATTCCTTTCTTACACCTGTATTGAGTTAACAAATACTCGTCTTGCATCTGATTGGGATCCATATAAACACCATGTTCTACTCTTTCGATTACACCTGATTGGTGCATGCGTTGTAGTGTTTTATTATTTATACCTGCTGCTGAAGCTTCACTCGCTGTAATAAATCCGTTATTTTTTTTAA harbors:
- a CDS encoding type IV toxin-antitoxin system AbiEi family antitoxin domain-containing protein; this translates as MAKQELVMELIKKNNGFITASEASAAGINNKTLQRMHQSGVIERVEHGVYMDPNQMQDEYLLTQYRCKKGIFSHETALYFHELADRTPFQIMLTIPSGYNTRLLKEKDKYKFFYIAEELHSIGEVTMLTPFGNQVHVYDKERTICDCLKKKDQLDGDLVTEAVKEYFKTSGADYSKLLKYAEVFNIKDLIRKYMEVLT